Within the Deinococcus peraridilitoris DSM 19664 genome, the region CGCCGACTTCGGGCCACTCGAACTCGGCTTCAGCCGCGAAATCACTCCGTACAAACACCAGCAGGAAGCCCTGAGCGCCTGGAAGCAGCAGGGGAGACGGGGTGTGGTCGTCCTGCCCACCGGCGCCGGCAAGACCCTCGTCGCGCAACTCGCCATGCGTGACACACCCAGAACCACCCTCATCCTGGTCCCCACCCTTGACCTGATGCACCAATGGTACTCCGGCCTTCTCGCCGCTTTTCCGGACGCCAACCTCGGCCTGCTCGGCGGAGGCAGCCACGACGAAACCCCCCTCCTCATCGCCACGTACGACAGCGCCGCCATTCACGCGGAAAAACTTGGGAACCAGTACGCCCTGCTGGTCTTCGACGAAGCGCACCACCTTCCCGCGGACTTCATGCGCGTCATCGCCGAGTACAGCATCGCCCCGTACCGCCTGGGTCTCACCGCCACCCCCAAACGCAGCGACGGCCGTGAAAAAGACCTCGACGACCTGATCGGTCCTGTCGCTTACCGCCGCCTGCCCGAAGAACTCCAGGGGCACACCCTCAACGAGTACCAGGAAGTCAAGATCCTGGTGAAACTCAGCCCCAGCGAACAGAAACGCTACGCAGAACTGATCCAGACCCGCAACAAATTCCTCGCGAAGGCCGGCATTCAACTCGGCAGCCTTGACGGCTGGAAGCAGTTCATCGCCTCGTGCGGCACTCCCGAAGGACGCCGCGCCATGCTCGCGCACCGCGAAGCCCGCAAACTCGCGTACGGCACGGACGGCAAACTCCGCGTCCTCGAAGAACTCCTGCAGCAACACCTGCAGGAACGCACCATCATCTTCACGGACGACAACGCCACCGTGTACCGCATCAGTCATGACTTCCTGATTCCCTGCATCACCCACCAGACCCCCGTCAAAGAGCGCC harbors:
- a CDS encoding DEAD/DEAH box helicase family protein; amino-acid sequence: MPRPPTLRFDRGTLTIDILPPVLTSLFTWDARTQTNRAPAQQYRTVMETARASGINIIDSAADFGPLELGFSREITPYKHQQEALSAWKQQGRRGVVVLPTGAGKTLVAQLAMRDTPRTTLILVPTLDLMHQWYSGLLAAFPDANLGLLGGGSHDETPLLIATYDSAAIHAEKLGNQYALLVFDEAHHLPADFMRVIAEYSIAPYRLGLTATPKRSDGREKDLDDLIGPVAYRRLPEELQGHTLNEYQEVKILVKLSPSEQKRYAELIQTRNKFLAKAGIQLGSLDGWKQFIASCGTPEGRRAMLAHREARKLAYGTDGKLRVLEELLQQHLQERTIIFTDDNATVYRISHDFLIPCITHQTPVKERHKLLEAFRKGEYRVIVTSRVLNEGVDVPEASIAIVLSGTATEREHIQRLGRILRKVTGKKAVLYELVTEGTSEEHVSQRRRGQFQQTAKQPRTTFAYDIQETSWENL